From Desulfobacterales bacterium, a single genomic window includes:
- a CDS encoding STAS domain-containing protein, whose protein sequence is MEIIREDKNGIVCVTVKGRMEARLSPELERTIKAILKSGQTSLLFDLSALEYLRTSVLRVILSTVKTLNRKKGRVVLCSLNGYVSEIFEVNRLKDVITITDSIESGFKAFSCEFKAA, encoded by the coding sequence ATGGAAATTATTCGAGAAGATAAAAACGGGATTGTGTGTGTGACCGTCAAAGGCCGCATGGAAGCCCGGCTGTCGCCGGAGCTTGAGCGCACGATTAAAGCGATCCTGAAAAGCGGTCAAACAAGCCTGCTGTTCGACTTGAGCGCCCTGGAATACCTGCGGACCTCGGTTCTGAGGGTCATCCTGAGCACAGTTAAAACGCTGAACCGCAAAAAAGGCAGGGTGGTTTTATGCTCCTTGAACGGCTATGTCAGCGAAATATTTGAGGTCAATCGCTTAAAAGATGTCATTACCATCACCGATTCGATTGAATCCGGCTTTAAGGCATTTTCATGCGAATTTAAGGCCGCGTAA